From Antedon mediterranea chromosome 9, ecAntMedi1.1, whole genome shotgun sequence, a single genomic window includes:
- the LOC140058225 gene encoding uncharacterized protein produces MFFSKDPGPLILITECKGFPDLPMGCGRYNFQDMDKEWLGQIAVDLENARAIERQTVLQSNSNEWREQRKLRLTSSKFGKINSRVKGANVSFYKAIFNSKNIGHIRSVSHGSANEKPALKIYATESAKRVNNFMVYDSGLVINPDLPHLGATPDGKVYDPSSNPCYGLVEIKCPLTKKSQTIEDAISDGDFYINRVDGKLELKQKHKMGYYEQIQGQMAITGLTWCDFVVYLSDSRQMAVLRVKFNEQYWNSLLLKLNKFYKHSIPYLKRM; encoded by the coding sequence ATGTTTTTCTCTAAGGATCCTGGGCCTCTCATACTCATAACAGAATGTAAAGGTTTTCCAGATTTACCAATGGGTTGTGGACGTTATAATTTTCAGGATATGGATAAGGAGTGGTTAGGTCAGATAGCCGTTGATCTCGAAAATGCGAGAGCCATAGAAAGGCAAACTGTTTTGCAATCAAACTCTAATGAATGGAGAGAACAGAGAAAATTGCGATTGACATCgtcaaaatttggtaaaatcaACAGTCGTGTGAAAGGTGCTAATGTATCGTTTTATAAGGCTATATTTAATAGCAAAAATATTGGACATATCCGGTCTGTTAGCCATGGAAGTGCAAATGAAAAACCAGcattaaaaatatatgcaaCAGAGTCTGCAAAACGGGTTAATAACTTCATGGTTTACGATAGTGGACTGGTGATTAATCCAGATTTACCACACCTTGGTGCTACACCAGATGGCAAAGTATATGACCCTTCTTCTAATCCCTGCTATGGACTTGTGGAAATTAAATGCCCACTTACTAAAAAAAGCCAAACAATAGAAGATGCTATAAGCGATGGTGACTTTTATATCAATCGGGTTGATGGCAAGCTGGAGttgaaacaaaaacataaaatggGTTATTATGAACAAATACAAGGGCAAATGGCGATCACAGGTTTGACCTGGTGTGATTTTGTTGTGTATTTGTCAGATTCTAGACAAATGGCAGTTTTGAGAGTTAAGTTCAATGAACAATATTGGAACAGTCTCCttcttaaattaaacaaattttacaAGCATTCTATTCCTTATCTAAAACGAATGTAA